A genomic window from Microvirga sp. TS319 includes:
- a CDS encoding transglycosylase SLT domain-containing protein yields the protein MPSNARTLLCAVPQPVADPRQGGRGCRQTVRVALALGLMVGFQGLTAGPAAVATLPTAMMGDNHSSHAKTVSLADPVLASVAYTPELLKQPGLFREILNGAFSLAKKRPQKPAPEEALAETANPDEIIPFNGRNIPRWLVHSILKAAHVTGVDPVYMMTLADVESSLSPEAKAPTSSAEGLFQFIDRTWLEVVAMHAADYGFTAAAAAVRIVDGEPEVSGKDREWIMDLRTDPYFSALMAGELIKDVERALIAQGEREIAEAELYLAHFLGAQSAVRFLEVLDQDPNMKASKLFPKAAKANSGLFMEGKGRKRRPVSVAELYNKIDSKIVRRLDRYEGIGPYLAEVTRPAAEITATSALTR from the coding sequence ATGCCGAGTAATGCAAGAACGCTGCTGTGCGCCGTGCCGCAACCTGTTGCGGATCCGCGCCAAGGCGGCCGAGGCTGCCGCCAGACGGTTCGCGTGGCCCTTGCTTTGGGCCTGATGGTCGGGTTCCAGGGGCTGACGGCGGGACCCGCCGCCGTCGCCACCCTGCCGACCGCCATGATGGGGGACAACCATTCGTCTCACGCCAAGACCGTGAGCCTGGCCGATCCCGTCCTGGCATCGGTCGCCTATACGCCGGAACTCCTCAAGCAGCCCGGTCTGTTCAGGGAAATCCTCAACGGAGCGTTCTCGCTCGCCAAGAAGCGCCCGCAGAAGCCCGCGCCCGAGGAGGCGCTCGCCGAAACGGCCAATCCGGACGAGATCATTCCCTTCAACGGGCGCAACATCCCGCGCTGGCTCGTTCACTCGATTCTCAAGGCGGCGCATGTGACGGGCGTGGATCCGGTCTACATGATGACGCTCGCGGACGTGGAATCGAGCCTCTCGCCCGAGGCCAAGGCGCCGACCTCGTCCGCCGAGGGGCTGTTCCAGTTCATCGACCGCACATGGCTCGAGGTGGTTGCCATGCATGCGGCCGATTACGGCTTTACCGCCGCGGCCGCGGCCGTCCGAATCGTCGACGGAGAGCCGGAGGTGAGCGGCAAGGACCGGGAGTGGATCATGGACCTTCGGACCGATCCCTATTTCTCGGCCCTGATGGCGGGCGAACTGATCAAGGACGTGGAGCGCGCGCTCATCGCTCAAGGCGAGCGCGAGATCGCCGAGGCGGAGCTCTATCTGGCGCATTTCCTGGGCGCGCAGAGCGCCGTGCGCTTCCTGGAAGTGCTGGACCAGGACCCGAACATGAAGGCTTCCAAGCTCTTCCCGAAGGCCGCGAAGGCCAATTCCGGCCTCTTCATGGAAGGCAAGGGCCGCAAGCGCCGCCCGGTCTCGGTGGCCGAGCTCTACAACAAGATCGATTCGAAGATCGTGCGCCGCCTGGATCGCTATGAAGGCATTGGCCCGTATCTGGCCGAAGTCACCCGTCCGGCCGCCGAGATCACCGCA
- a CDS encoding Crp/Fnr family transcriptional regulator, protein MTLETEVQSLRQVPMFRDVDPARLKLLAFTSERVQFAAGQRFFSQGDPSDAAYVLLDGRAGVLLNTPRGEIQVAELAGNALVGEMGILSDTPRSATIMAAEPTTALRIDKRVFLELLAQFPQMSLAVMRELAQRLERTNAQLVAQSSS, encoded by the coding sequence ATGACCCTTGAGACCGAGGTTCAGTCCCTGAGGCAGGTCCCGATGTTCCGGGATGTCGATCCGGCCCGTCTGAAGCTGCTCGCCTTCACCAGCGAACGGGTGCAGTTCGCCGCTGGGCAGAGATTTTTCTCGCAGGGCGATCCGTCCGATGCCGCCTATGTGCTCCTCGACGGGCGGGCCGGCGTGCTCCTCAACACGCCCAGAGGGGAAATCCAGGTGGCGGAGCTCGCCGGCAACGCTCTCGTGGGCGAGATGGGCATTCTCTCCGATACGCCCCGCTCGGCCACGATCATGGCGGCCGAGCCGACCACGGCTCTGCGCATCGACAAGCGCGTCTTTCTGGAACTGCTGGCCCAGTTTCCGCAGATGTCCCTGGCGGTGATGCGCGAACTGGCGCAGCGTCTCGAACGCACCAATGCGCAGCTCGTAGCCCAATCTTCCTCGTGA
- a CDS encoding ABC transporter transmembrane domain-containing protein, whose protein sequence is MEKSLFRYIWTHSKRDQLFICFVVLLSQPFYFISLDLPRQIVNEAIQGDAFKDGNVTAPFLRLHIDWPRWLGGGSLQLFEGFQVGRVGLLIGLSCLFLFFVVINNGFKYWINLAKGVLGERMLRRMRFDLFAMVLRFTPEALRTVKSSETATIIKDEVEPIGGFIGDAFITPVLLGLQALTALFFIMVQNVWLGLMALAVIGVQFTIIPRLRRELLHLGKQRQLASRELAGRIGEVLDGIEVVHVHNAYAWERAEIGSRLFSLFAIRLKIYNRKFAVKFLNNFLSQVTPFLFYAVGGYFALRGTLDIGQLVAVISAYRELPPPLKELIDWDQQRLDVQVKYDQVTQHFAEERLGPMIDAEEAANDEPLAGPLVAEGLSLTGSHGDLVIDNASFSLELPATVALISNGSPAASMLARILARRIPGYSGRIRIADRDLAHLPVSVTGRRIAYAGVDPIIFPGSIRDNLVYGLRIKPMDRDAERRDVTRRIAEAARTGNPFESIADRWVDYERLGLKDEHDLDRVLVGLLNQIGMGESIYLFGLVGQIDPERHAALAERLVEARNRLRENFRSNGMADLVEPFDIDRYNDQATIAENLLFGVPVSEEFVGRNLADNSRFRSAIDRAGLTDKLTEMGLQIAETMTEIFQGLPPGHSLFAQFSFIGADELPEFQAILRRLARGGSGLRQEERTRLLALPLAYIEARHRLGLLDDELRRRIVEARSFVRDTLEKEDATGVEFYDPDGICMAAPLRDNLLFGRVNYQVADARHRVAEAIAAVVRELDLLEDVERIGLDHEVGAAGRLLSPQERASINLVRCLVKRPDILVIDGALAPFDEERAERILRALLDYLEQQSLFMVLSNDRQAAAFDVQMRFHGDTIVTEKTADSPGRAQRPEVESARNVAGEVA, encoded by the coding sequence ATGGAAAAGAGCCTCTTTCGGTATATCTGGACTCATTCCAAGCGCGACCAGCTGTTCATATGCTTTGTCGTACTGCTGTCTCAACCATTTTATTTCATCTCCCTCGACCTGCCTCGCCAGATCGTGAACGAGGCCATTCAGGGCGACGCGTTCAAGGACGGCAACGTTACGGCGCCTTTCCTGCGGCTGCATATCGACTGGCCGCGATGGCTCGGCGGCGGGTCCCTTCAGCTGTTCGAGGGATTCCAGGTCGGCCGCGTCGGGCTCCTGATCGGTCTCTCGTGCCTGTTCCTGTTCTTCGTCGTCATCAACAACGGCTTCAAGTACTGGATCAATCTCGCCAAGGGCGTTCTCGGAGAGCGCATGCTCCGGCGCATGCGGTTCGACCTGTTCGCGATGGTCCTGCGTTTCACGCCGGAGGCGTTGCGCACCGTCAAATCCTCCGAGACGGCGACGATCATCAAGGACGAGGTCGAGCCCATCGGCGGGTTCATCGGGGATGCCTTCATCACGCCGGTTCTGCTCGGCCTGCAGGCCCTGACGGCCTTGTTCTTCATCATGGTTCAGAACGTGTGGCTCGGCCTCATGGCGCTGGCCGTGATCGGCGTGCAGTTCACCATCATTCCGCGCCTCCGGCGGGAACTGCTGCACCTCGGCAAGCAGCGTCAGCTGGCATCGCGCGAGCTCGCGGGACGAATCGGCGAGGTGCTCGACGGCATCGAGGTCGTGCACGTTCACAATGCCTATGCCTGGGAAAGGGCGGAAATCGGCAGCCGCCTCTTCAGCCTCTTCGCCATCCGCCTGAAGATCTACAACAGGAAATTCGCGGTCAAATTCCTCAACAACTTCCTGTCGCAGGTCACACCCTTCCTGTTCTACGCGGTGGGCGGCTATTTCGCGCTGCGCGGCACGCTCGACATCGGTCAGCTCGTGGCCGTGATCAGCGCCTATCGCGAGTTGCCGCCTCCGTTGAAGGAGCTGATCGACTGGGATCAGCAGCGCCTCGACGTGCAGGTGAAGTACGACCAGGTCACCCAGCATTTCGCGGAAGAGCGGCTGGGACCGATGATCGATGCCGAGGAGGCCGCCAATGACGAGCCGCTCGCCGGTCCGCTCGTGGCCGAGGGGCTCAGCCTGACCGGGTCTCACGGCGACCTGGTGATCGACAACGCCTCCTTCTCGCTGGAGCTGCCGGCCACGGTGGCGCTGATTTCCAACGGCAGCCCCGCCGCGAGCATGTTGGCCCGCATCCTGGCCCGGCGCATTCCCGGCTATTCCGGACGCATCCGTATCGCCGACCGGGATCTCGCGCATCTTCCCGTATCCGTTACCGGGCGCCGGATCGCCTATGCGGGCGTCGATCCCATCATTTTTCCCGGCAGCATTCGCGACAACCTCGTCTATGGACTGCGCATCAAGCCCATGGACCGCGATGCCGAGCGGCGCGATGTGACGCGCCGCATCGCCGAGGCCGCGCGGACGGGTAATCCCTTCGAGAGCATCGCCGACCGGTGGGTCGATTACGAGCGCCTCGGCCTGAAGGACGAGCACGATCTCGACCGGGTGCTGGTCGGGCTGCTGAACCAGATCGGGATGGGTGAATCGATTTACCTGTTCGGACTCGTCGGGCAGATCGATCCGGAGCGGCATGCCGCCCTTGCGGAGCGTCTGGTCGAGGCCCGGAACAGGCTGCGGGAGAACTTCCGGTCGAACGGCATGGCGGACCTCGTGGAGCCCTTCGACATCGACCGCTACAACGATCAGGCCACGATCGCCGAGAACCTGCTCTTCGGCGTTCCCGTCTCCGAGGAGTTCGTGGGCCGCAACCTCGCGGACAATTCAAGGTTCCGCAGCGCCATCGACCGGGCGGGTCTCACGGACAAGCTCACCGAGATGGGCCTGCAGATCGCGGAGACGATGACCGAGATCTTCCAGGGATTGCCGCCGGGACATTCCCTCTTCGCACAATTCTCCTTCATCGGCGCTGACGAGCTGCCGGAATTCCAGGCCATTCTGCGCCGCCTGGCGAGGGGCGGCTCCGGGCTGCGGCAGGAGGAGCGGACGCGGCTTCTGGCCCTGCCGCTCGCCTATATCGAGGCCAGGCACCGTCTCGGCCTGCTCGACGACGAGCTGCGGCGGCGGATCGTCGAGGCCCGCAGCTTCGTACGCGACACGCTCGAGAAAGAGGATGCCACCGGGGTGGAATTCTACGATCCCGACGGGATCTGCATGGCGGCTCCCCTCCGGGACAATCTTCTCTTCGGCCGCGTCAATTATCAGGTGGCCGACGCCCGCCACCGGGTCGCGGAGGCCATCGCGGCCGTCGTGCGGGAGCTCGACCTCCTCGAGGATGTGGAGCGGATCGGGCTCGATCACGAGGTCGGCGCCGCAGGCCGCCTTCTGTCGCCGCAGGAGCGCGCCAGCATCAACCTGGTGCGCTGCCTGGTGAAGCGCCCCGACATTCTCGTCATCGACGGGGCCTTGGCGCCCTTCGACGAGGAGCGCGCCGAGAGGATCCTCCGGGCGCTTCTCGACTATCTCGAGCAACAAAGCCTGTTCATGGTGCTGTCCAATGATCGACAGGCCGCGGCTTTCGATGTTCAGATGCGCTTTCACGGCGATACGATTGTCACGGAAAAAACGGCGGATTCGCCGGGACGGGCGCAGAGGCCCGAGGTGGAGAGCGCCCGCAATGTTGCAGGAGAGGTGGCATGA
- a CDS encoding glycosyltransferase family protein, whose protein sequence is MTSLSKEPDSRLPRGLPARGPRVLIYSHDTFGLGHLRRSRAIANAIVADRPDASVVIISGSPVIGNFEFGSGVDYIRIPGVTKLPDGDYRSLNLNVNLDEAVGLRQALILQTAKAFRPDVFIVDKEPTGFRGEVLPALDYLQAAGCRLVLGIRDVMDEPSLLVPEWERKGAKAALIRYYDEIWVYGLKDVYRPLKALNLPEEVSERVTYTGYLRREVPPTPSLTRYPKITKQPFILVTTGGGGDGDDLIDWVISAYEADPTLEQPALILFGPFIDRDKRRAFVERIARQPKLDVMSFDNKIERLMKKADAIVAMGGYNTFCEALSFDKRTLIVPRTRPRLEQYIRAVEAERLGLVRMLSDYKEPRTPERMAAALRNLSSQPRPSEVTIPGLLDGLDRVQERLKALLEPTPQFETAYRQAAG, encoded by the coding sequence GTGACCAGTTTAAGCAAGGAACCCGATTCACGCCTCCCCCGGGGCCTCCCGGCCCGAGGTCCTCGGGTCCTGATCTACAGCCATGACACCTTCGGTCTCGGCCATCTGCGCCGGTCGCGGGCGATCGCCAACGCCATCGTGGCCGACCGGCCCGACGCATCGGTGGTGATCATCTCGGGCTCGCCGGTCATCGGCAATTTCGAGTTCGGCAGCGGAGTCGACTACATCCGTATCCCGGGCGTCACGAAGCTGCCGGACGGCGACTACCGCAGCCTCAACCTCAACGTGAACCTTGACGAGGCGGTCGGCCTGCGTCAGGCGCTCATTCTTCAGACGGCGAAGGCCTTCCGGCCCGACGTGTTCATCGTCGACAAGGAACCCACGGGCTTTCGCGGGGAGGTCCTGCCCGCCCTCGACTATCTCCAGGCGGCGGGCTGCCGCCTCGTGCTCGGCATCCGCGACGTGATGGACGAACCGAGCCTTCTCGTCCCAGAATGGGAGCGAAAGGGAGCGAAGGCGGCCCTCATCCGCTACTACGACGAGATCTGGGTCTATGGCCTGAAGGACGTATACCGGCCGCTCAAGGCCCTCAACCTGCCGGAGGAGGTGAGCGAGCGCGTCACCTATACCGGCTATCTGCGCCGCGAGGTGCCCCCCACCCCCTCGCTGACGCGGTATCCGAAGATCACCAAGCAACCCTTCATCCTCGTGACCACCGGCGGCGGCGGAGATGGAGACGACCTCATCGACTGGGTGATCTCGGCCTACGAAGCCGATCCAACCCTGGAGCAGCCCGCCCTGATCCTGTTCGGCCCGTTCATCGACCGCGACAAGCGCCGGGCCTTCGTGGAGCGCATCGCCCGGCAGCCGAAGCTCGATGTCATGTCCTTCGACAACAAGATCGAGCGGCTCATGAAGAAGGCCGACGCCATCGTGGCCATGGGCGGCTACAACACGTTCTGCGAGGCGCTGTCCTTCGACAAGCGCACCCTCATCGTGCCGCGCACCCGCCCGCGCCTCGAGCAATATATCCGCGCCGTCGAGGCCGAGCGCCTTGGTCTCGTGCGGATGCTGAGCGATTACAAGGAGCCGCGCACGCCCGAGCGCATGGCCGCAGCCCTGCGCAACCTCTCCTCGCAGCCGCGCCCGTCCGAAGTGACCATTCCCGGCCTCCTCGACGGGCTTGACCGGGTGCAGGAGCGGCTTAAGGCTCTCCTCGAACCGACACCCCAGTTTGAGACCGCCTATCGTCAGGCGGCCGGGTAA
- a CDS encoding glycosyltransferase family 4 protein: MPPSPESRRIAIVVKGYPRLSETFIAQEILALENRGLDLEIWSLRHPTERAVHPMNKKIRARVTYLPEYLYEEPLRVLKGAFWSIGQRGFGPLLKAFRRDLKRDFTMNRVRRLGQAFVMARELPAEVGHLHVHYLHTPASVVRYAALLTGRTWTFSAHAKDIWTTPDWEKREKMQEAVWGVTCTAHGAGNLQALSAPSRVSLVYHGLDLSRFPAPPESRPARDGSDPQDPVRIVSVGRAVAKKGYGDLIQALAALPGDLHWRFAHVGGGDLLNSLKAQAQQAGIADKVAFLGAKAQPDIIALLREADLFVLPSKKAASGDRDGLPNVIMEAASQKLAIAATDFAGIPEFIRDGAEGALVAPGDWEALSNALNLLAREPAKRAMLGEAAYQRLRRDFSMDGGIDVLEARLRTLVGNPSKQPEPV, from the coding sequence ATGCCTCCCTCACCTGAATCCCGGCGGATCGCCATCGTCGTGAAGGGCTATCCGCGCCTGTCCGAGACCTTCATCGCGCAGGAAATCCTGGCCCTCGAAAACCGCGGTCTCGATCTCGAGATCTGGTCCCTCCGCCATCCGACCGAGCGGGCCGTGCATCCCATGAACAAGAAGATCAGGGCGCGGGTGACCTATCTTCCGGAATATCTCTACGAGGAGCCGCTGCGCGTTCTCAAAGGCGCGTTCTGGAGCATCGGACAACGGGGTTTCGGCCCGCTGCTCAAGGCCTTCCGGCGCGATTTGAAGCGTGATTTCACGATGAACCGCGTGCGTCGCCTGGGGCAAGCCTTCGTCATGGCGCGGGAACTGCCCGCGGAGGTCGGGCATCTCCACGTGCACTATCTCCACACGCCGGCCTCCGTGGTGCGCTATGCGGCGCTGCTGACCGGCCGCACCTGGACCTTCTCGGCCCACGCGAAGGACATCTGGACGACGCCCGACTGGGAAAAGCGCGAGAAAATGCAGGAAGCCGTCTGGGGCGTCACCTGCACGGCGCATGGCGCCGGGAACCTGCAGGCCCTGTCGGCCCCGAGCCGCGTCTCTCTCGTCTATCACGGCCTCGACCTTTCCCGCTTTCCGGCTCCCCCCGAAAGCCGTCCGGCACGCGACGGCTCCGATCCCCAGGATCCCGTGAGGATCGTTTCCGTCGGGCGGGCGGTGGCCAAGAAGGGCTACGGCGACCTCATCCAGGCGCTGGCGGCCCTGCCGGGCGATCTGCACTGGCGCTTCGCCCATGTGGGCGGGGGCGACCTGCTGAACAGCCTCAAGGCGCAGGCGCAGCAGGCGGGCATCGCCGACAAGGTAGCGTTCCTGGGCGCGAAGGCCCAGCCCGACATCATCGCGCTGCTGCGCGAGGCGGATCTCTTCGTGCTGCCGTCCAAGAAAGCGGCCTCCGGCGACCGGGACGGGCTGCCGAACGTGATCATGGAGGCGGCGAGCCAGAAGCTCGCCATCGCGGCGACCGACTTTGCCGGCATCCCGGAATTCATCCGCGACGGCGCCGAGGGCGCGCTCGTGGCTCCCGGCGACTGGGAGGCCCTGTCGAACGCGCTCAACCTGCTCGCGCGGGAGCCCGCGAAGCGGGCCATGCTGGGCGAGGCGGCCTATCAGCGCCTTCGTCGGGACTTCTCGATGGATGGCGGCATCGACGTGCTGGAAGCGCGCTTGCGCACCCTCGTCGGCAACCCTTCGAAACAGCCGGAGCCCGTGTGA
- a CDS encoding glycosyltransferase family 4 protein codes for MSDRRPVAFYAPLKGPDHPLPSGDRTMARLLMRALGQAGLTPRLASALRTLDKAGNGRVQEDLKRQSRAEASRLIAHYRALPEERRPCLWFTYHVYYKAPDWIGPQVSDALNIPYVIAEGSRAAKRAQGPWALGHAGAEEALDRADAIFVMTAKDRVALESARPAHQTLVDLPPFMDTGEWPKTSAVRGSPGPQLLAVAMMRDGDKLASYRILADALARMAHLPWRLAIVGDGEARPEIERLFAPLSPRIRFHGQIEDRNRLAALYRNADLFVWPAVNEAYGMVFLEAQFFGCAVAAGDFGGVASVVKNGETGVLTAPGDPAAFSEAMKDLLEHPERLRTLGANAQRFVSEERNLDGAALRLQTALSCLSKSGGARPCAS; via the coding sequence GTGAGCGACCGTCGGCCCGTCGCGTTCTATGCCCCCCTGAAAGGCCCGGATCACCCCCTGCCCTCAGGCGACCGCACCATGGCGCGGCTCCTGATGCGGGCTCTCGGTCAGGCAGGCCTCACGCCGCGGCTCGCGAGCGCATTGCGCACGCTCGACAAGGCGGGCAACGGACGGGTTCAAGAGGATCTGAAGCGGCAATCCCGGGCCGAGGCCTCCCGCCTCATCGCCCATTACCGGGCCCTTCCCGAGGAGCGGCGGCCCTGCCTGTGGTTCACCTATCACGTGTATTACAAGGCTCCCGACTGGATCGGCCCGCAGGTTAGCGACGCCCTGAACATCCCTTACGTGATCGCCGAAGGCTCTCGCGCCGCCAAACGCGCGCAGGGTCCCTGGGCCCTGGGGCATGCGGGGGCGGAGGAAGCGCTCGACCGGGCCGACGCGATCTTCGTGATGACGGCCAAGGACCGGGTCGCGCTGGAGAGCGCACGCCCGGCGCACCAGACGCTGGTCGACCTGCCGCCCTTCATGGATACCGGAGAATGGCCGAAGACCTCCGCCGTGAGAGGCTCCCCCGGGCCGCAGCTTCTCGCCGTCGCCATGATGCGTGACGGCGACAAGCTCGCATCCTATCGGATTCTCGCGGATGCACTTGCGCGCATGGCGCATCTCCCCTGGCGCCTCGCCATCGTGGGCGACGGAGAGGCGCGCCCGGAGATCGAGCGGCTATTCGCGCCACTTTCACCGCGTATTCGCTTCCATGGACAGATCGAGGACCGGAATCGTCTCGCCGCGCTCTACCGAAACGCCGATCTGTTCGTCTGGCCCGCGGTGAATGAGGCCTATGGCATGGTGTTTCTGGAAGCGCAGTTCTTCGGCTGCGCGGTCGCCGCGGGCGATTTCGGAGGGGTCGCCAGTGTCGTGAAGAATGGGGAGACGGGTGTCTTGACTGCGCCGGGGGATCCGGCTGCATTCTCAGAGGCCATGAAAGACTTGCTTGAACACCCGGAACGGCTTCGGACGCTCGGCGCCAACGCGCAGCGCTTCGTGAGCGAGGAGCGCAACCTCGACGGCGCCGCCCTGCGCCTGCAGACGGCGCTCTCGTGTCTTTCGAAATCGGGAGGAGCACGACCTTGCGCGTCCTGA
- a CDS encoding glycosyltransferase: protein MRVLIVVTHLLGAGHLTRAAALARAFAEAGHATTLVSGGGPVEPAGLDGVTFVQLPPVRILGTDFRTLLDEEGAPVHNFRLAERRIQLLETLRTLRPDILVTELFPFGRRVLADEFMTLLKDARSHSPRPLVLSSIRDILASPSKPGRIEETHARILEGYDAVLVHGDPRIVPLDATWPVDEGIRPLIRYTGYVDENPEPLDRYESRGILVSGGSSAASLPLYRAALAAAQEITEEPWRILVGRGVGEADFLALRAQAPAHATVERARPDFRALLARAELSVSQAGYNTVIDLLRSKVKAVLVPFEAGNETEQRLRAERLKALGLAEIVPEAELSSRRLADAVRQGLSRRLQPAPPFALDGARESVAIAESLVLARPALHRRIDWSPVDEALDRARDRGCPIRFWWRDDDAVAETPGLDRLLALSGRAQAGLALAAIPAGLMPSLGERLRNERRVFALVHGWSHTNHAPAAEKKAEFGRHRPLDAMAREAEQALRAAREKLGRKVLPVFVPPWNRISPELARHLPRSGFTALSSFGDRKAASLAEGLIRVNTHVDPIDWHGTRSLADQDRILAGIAAAIERRASGEADRNEPIGFLTHHLVHDEAIWTFCEALIMHLVVRQIPLLRPDEAFSATNRIAALA, encoded by the coding sequence TTGCGCGTCCTGATCGTCGTCACCCACCTGCTGGGAGCGGGCCACCTCACGCGCGCTGCGGCGCTCGCGCGCGCCTTTGCCGAGGCGGGCCATGCGACCACCCTGGTGTCCGGCGGCGGCCCCGTTGAACCGGCGGGCCTCGACGGAGTCACCTTCGTGCAGCTGCCGCCCGTCCGCATCCTCGGCACGGATTTCAGGACCCTGCTCGACGAGGAGGGCGCGCCTGTCCATAACTTCCGGCTGGCGGAGCGGCGCATCCAGCTTCTCGAAACCTTGCGGACGCTTCGCCCGGACATCCTCGTCACCGAACTCTTTCCCTTCGGCCGCCGCGTGCTGGCGGACGAGTTCATGACGCTCCTCAAGGATGCGCGGAGCCACTCCCCGCGCCCGCTCGTCCTCTCCTCGATCCGCGACATCCTCGCCTCGCCCTCGAAACCCGGCCGCATCGAGGAGACCCATGCGCGCATCCTCGAAGGCTACGACGCCGTGCTGGTCCATGGCGATCCCCGCATCGTGCCCCTGGACGCTACATGGCCCGTCGATGAGGGGATCCGCCCGCTCATTCGCTATACCGGCTATGTGGATGAGAATCCGGAGCCGCTCGACCGGTACGAAAGCCGGGGCATCCTCGTGTCCGGCGGATCGAGCGCAGCAAGCCTCCCGCTCTATCGCGCGGCGCTCGCGGCCGCGCAGGAGATCACCGAGGAACCCTGGCGCATCCTGGTCGGGCGCGGTGTCGGCGAGGCCGATTTCCTGGCGCTTCGCGCCCAGGCTCCGGCCCATGCGACGGTGGAGCGCGCGAGGCCCGACTTCCGCGCTCTTCTGGCCCGGGCGGAATTGTCGGTCAGCCAGGCCGGCTACAACACGGTCATCGACCTTCTGCGCAGCAAGGTCAAAGCGGTCCTCGTCCCCTTCGAGGCCGGGAACGAGACCGAGCAGCGCCTGCGGGCGGAACGGCTGAAGGCCCTTGGGCTCGCCGAGATCGTGCCGGAGGCGGAGCTCTCCTCCCGCCGCCTCGCCGATGCCGTGCGGCAGGGCCTGTCGCGCCGCCTCCAGCCGGCCCCGCCCTTCGCCCTCGACGGCGCGCGCGAGAGCGTCGCCATTGCGGAAAGCCTGGTGCTCGCCCGCCCTGCCCTTCACCGCCGCATCGACTGGTCGCCCGTGGATGAGGCGCTCGACCGGGCGAGGGATCGCGGCTGCCCGATCCGGTTCTGGTGGCGCGACGACGACGCGGTGGCCGAGACACCCGGGCTCGACCGCCTCCTCGCCCTGAGCGGCCGCGCCCAGGCGGGCCTCGCGCTTGCCGCCATTCCGGCCGGTCTGATGCCCTCCCTGGGCGAACGCCTCCGGAACGAGAGGCGCGTCTTCGCCCTCGTGCATGGCTGGTCCCACACCAACCATGCTCCCGCCGCGGAGAAGAAGGCGGAATTCGGCCGTCATCGCCCCCTCGACGCCATGGCGAGGGAAGCGGAGCAGGCCCTGCGCGCTGCCCGGGAGAAGCTCGGCCGCAAGGTCCTTCCGGTTTTCGTCCCGCCGTGGAACCGGATCTCGCCCGAGCTGGCGCGACATCTGCCCCGTTCGGGCTTCACGGCCCTTTCGTCCTTCGGCGACCGCAAGGCGGCTTCGCTGGCCGAAGGACTGATCCGGGTCAACACGCATGTCGATCCGATCGACTGGCACGGGACCCGGAGCCTGGCCGACCAGGACCGGATCCTGGCGGGGATCGCCGCCGCCATCGAGCGGAGAGCCAGTGGCGAGGCTGACCGGAACGAGCCCATCGGATTCCTGACGCATCATCTGGTTCACGACGAGGCCATCTGGACGTTCTGCGAGGCCCTGATCATGCATCTCGTCGTCCGGCAGATCCCTCTTCTGCGGCCCGACGAAGCGTTTTCGGCAACAAACAGGATCGCAGCCTTGGCCTGA